A region from the Natronoarchaeum mannanilyticum genome encodes:
- a CDS encoding ATPase, T2SS/T4P/T4SS family: MAIDDADQSGSGRFDGADESATSEDDGDPSSDATPASVGGYTWADFMEEFGYGTEVSELYPDPEDERLGLDAGADDDEDAEPEKPSGADWNRVQFDPVPYLGFHPDELGSVFGDHEEIAEDVDRTLWEYIDPVQTPCVKDAYEWEHFKQEFYYEGRGTGVEAPREDGEKVPFEPEEHLGFEPEDVENKLFEGNSKAEELADLVDERTVNVEHEAEDEFFSTVEGHTTVVNRYDLEKAVPMEKKIHFREENRYWVNKPYSFIILFHSEKENEKKYYAIEPHLNEIEIDLQEFLSGKLRTAIKYADDDIATGGDESVRKDVIDRETKKLLQRYDLFTSPGSGSGDYVTEIKKLLGRDVEPDDEDDGGLHGIEARPEPAVLEDDPETLTEYQVEKLLYLLKRNFIGYERIDPIKHDINVEDISCDGYNSPVFVYHSDYEQIITNIYHGEEELDDFVVKMAQRSGKGISKRRPQVDATLPDGSRSQLTLGREVSDHGTNYTIRQFKDVPFTPIDLINWTTFSLDEMAFLWLCIENHKSLIFAGGTASGKTTSLNAVSLFIPSNTKIVSIEDTREVELPQRNWIASITRPSFSDDSQGDVDEFDLLEAALRQRPDYIVMGEIRGEEGRTLFQVMSTGHTTYTTFHADSVGEVLKRFTTAPINVSKTMFTALDLVSIQTQTRVQGNKVRRNKVLTEVNHYDAENDEINVQDVYQWQAETDEFLKMGESNTLEEIKFDRGWGQERLDRELEKRRVILAYLIKNDLNEYAQVAATIQAFINDPETILTLIANGVLEDSLEDLREMESVLIDVDPEKEELVPRPDPDQEGMNEVTDVLERAEESILQEYKGKTPSGLASALDGVEEASEPELTGDDGGDEFEFDDSTPDEDAFGIDGDSISFGDAGEDVEEPDWFSDDGGFFFDDGADADASGEEVPSEARDAIDNLDTETGDADAAADGASADAADSPSASTPAIESPDDAEAPDEPSPASGGETVDAGESASPSQDQSSETSDALPAAEPAESDAASGIDADSASEPSETDTPIETAEAEASTDRTDAEAATEPADADPESAEPDVGAESAEAAARADSAEADAETEPVEPDADAEPAETESTEAAAATETEDADTGFGSEKPDAEETEAGSVFGDDAEAGGVFSDDPEPADDGSLFDDADDGFGGPTTDDFEGDVDGPFGDRSDSEPDSSADDAPESVEPDEPATGPHEPTPEPAEPAPATDEPATEPDADAEPARPVDEDSTDRPPTDAETPSVDTSADTASDAETPDPERTPGAETPDVEAERTPDAADASAPDENEGTDATEDRTSVDPAAAESMFDTGEGGDVFSDDDAEDVEESGSIFDEIDSADDDSIFTEDDEDDGGGPDKEIEGFEYVDFDAEDGDD; encoded by the coding sequence ATGGCTATCGACGACGCCGACCAGTCGGGTTCTGGACGATTCGACGGCGCCGATGAGTCGGCCACCTCCGAGGACGACGGGGATCCGTCATCGGACGCGACGCCCGCGAGTGTCGGGGGGTACACGTGGGCGGATTTCATGGAGGAGTTCGGATACGGTACCGAGGTCTCGGAGCTGTATCCGGATCCCGAGGACGAGCGTCTCGGCCTCGACGCCGGTGCCGACGACGACGAGGACGCCGAACCGGAGAAACCGTCCGGAGCCGACTGGAACCGCGTGCAGTTCGACCCCGTCCCGTATCTCGGATTTCATCCCGACGAGCTGGGGTCCGTGTTCGGCGACCACGAGGAGATCGCCGAGGACGTCGACCGGACGCTCTGGGAGTACATCGACCCCGTCCAGACGCCCTGCGTCAAGGACGCCTACGAGTGGGAGCATTTCAAACAGGAGTTCTACTACGAGGGGCGCGGCACCGGCGTCGAGGCGCCCCGCGAGGACGGCGAGAAAGTTCCCTTCGAGCCCGAAGAGCATCTCGGCTTCGAGCCCGAGGACGTAGAGAACAAGCTGTTCGAGGGCAACTCGAAGGCCGAGGAGCTGGCCGATCTCGTCGACGAACGGACCGTCAACGTCGAACACGAGGCCGAAGACGAGTTCTTCTCGACAGTCGAGGGCCACACCACCGTGGTCAACCGCTACGACCTCGAGAAGGCCGTCCCGATGGAGAAGAAGATCCACTTCCGGGAGGAGAACCGCTACTGGGTCAACAAACCCTACTCGTTCATCATCCTGTTTCACTCCGAGAAGGAAAACGAGAAGAAGTACTACGCGATCGAGCCCCACCTCAACGAGATCGAAATCGACCTGCAGGAGTTCCTCTCCGGGAAGCTCCGAACCGCGATCAAGTACGCCGACGACGACATCGCGACCGGGGGCGACGAGTCAGTCCGCAAGGACGTGATCGATCGGGAGACCAAGAAACTGCTCCAGCGCTACGACCTCTTTACCAGCCCCGGTAGCGGCAGCGGCGACTACGTGACGGAGATCAAGAAGCTGCTCGGCCGCGACGTCGAGCCCGACGACGAGGACGACGGCGGGCTCCACGGCATCGAGGCGCGACCCGAACCCGCCGTACTGGAGGACGACCCCGAGACGCTGACGGAGTACCAGGTCGAGAAGCTACTCTACCTGCTGAAGCGGAACTTCATCGGCTACGAGCGGATCGACCCGATCAAGCACGACATCAACGTCGAGGACATCTCCTGCGACGGGTACAACTCGCCCGTCTTCGTCTACCACAGCGACTACGAGCAGATCATCACGAACATCTACCACGGCGAGGAGGAGCTCGACGACTTCGTCGTCAAGATGGCCCAGCGCTCGGGCAAAGGGATCAGCAAGCGCCGACCCCAGGTCGACGCCACGCTACCCGACGGGTCGCGCTCTCAGCTGACGCTGGGGCGCGAGGTGTCCGACCACGGGACCAACTACACGATCCGTCAGTTCAAGGACGTCCCCTTCACGCCGATCGACCTGATCAACTGGACGACGTTCTCGCTCGACGAGATGGCGTTCCTCTGGCTCTGCATCGAGAACCACAAGAGCCTGATCTTCGCGGGCGGTACGGCTTCGGGGAAGACGACGAGCCTGAACGCCGTCTCGCTGTTCATCCCGAGCAACACGAAGATCGTCTCCATCGAGGACACCCGCGAGGTCGAGCTACCCCAGCGAAACTGGATCGCCAGCATCACGCGCCCGTCGTTCTCTGACGACTCGCAGGGCGACGTCGACGAGTTCGACCTGCTGGAGGCCGCGCTCCGCCAGCGTCCCGACTACATCGTGATGGGCGAGATCCGCGGGGAGGAGGGCCGGACGCTGTTCCAGGTGATGTCGACCGGCCACACCACCTACACCACGTTCCACGCAGACTCGGTCGGCGAAGTGCTCAAGCGGTTCACCACGGCGCCGATCAACGTCTCGAAGACGATGTTCACGGCGCTGGACCTGGTGTCGATCCAGACCCAGACCCGCGTCCAGGGCAACAAGGTCCGCCGGAACAAGGTGCTGACCGAGGTCAACCACTACGACGCCGAGAACGACGAAATCAACGTCCAGGACGTCTACCAGTGGCAGGCCGAGACAGACGAGTTCCTGAAGATGGGCGAGTCGAACACCTTGGAGGAGATCAAGTTCGACCGCGGGTGGGGCCAGGAGCGGCTCGACCGGGAACTCGAGAAGCGCCGGGTGATCCTCGCGTACCTCATCAAGAACGACCTCAACGAGTACGCGCAGGTCGCGGCGACGATCCAGGCCTTCATCAACGATCCGGAGACGATCCTGACGCTGATCGCCAACGGCGTTCTGGAGGACAGTCTCGAAGACCTCCGGGAGATGGAGAGCGTCCTGATCGACGTCGATCCCGAGAAAGAAGAGCTCGTCCCCCGTCCCGACCCCGATCAGGAGGGGATGAACGAGGTGACCGACGTTCTCGAACGCGCCGAGGAGTCGATCCTCCAGGAGTACAAGGGCAAGACCCCGAGCGGTCTGGCGAGCGCCCTCGACGGCGTCGAGGAAGCCTCGGAGCCGGAACTGACCGGCGACGACGGGGGCGACGAGTTCGAGTTCGACGACTCGACGCCCGACGAGGACGCCTTCGGCATCGACGGCGACAGCATCTCCTTCGGCGACGCCGGCGAGGACGTCGAGGAGCCCGACTGGTTCAGCGACGACGGCGGCTTCTTCTTCGACGACGGCGCCGACGCGGACGCGTCGGGCGAGGAGGTACCGTCCGAAGCCCGGGACGCCATCGACAACCTCGACACCGAGACCGGCGACGCCGACGCCGCGGCCGACGGAGCGTCCGCCGACGCGGCCGACTCGCCGAGCGCGTCGACGCCGGCCATCGAGAGCCCGGACGACGCGGAGGCGCCGGACGAACCGTCGCCGGCGAGCGGGGGCGAGACCGTCGACGCTGGGGAGTCGGCGTCGCCCTCGCAGGACCAGTCGAGCGAAACTTCGGACGCGCTGCCGGCTGCCGAACCGGCGGAGTCGGACGCTGCCTCCGGCATCGACGCGGACTCGGCGTCCGAGCCGTCCGAAACGGATACGCCCATCGAAACGGCTGAAGCCGAGGCGTCGACCGACCGGACGGACGCCGAAGCAGCGACGGAACCTGCCGACGCCGACCCCGAGTCCGCCGAACCGGATGTCGGGGCGGAGTCTGCTGAAGCGGCCGCCCGAGCGGACTCGGCCGAGGCGGACGCAGAAACGGAACCGGTCGAACCGGACGCCGACGCGGAGCCCGCCGAAACCGAGTCGACCGAAGCAGCAGCCGCGACTGAGACCGAAGACGCCGACACCGGGTTCGGCTCCGAGAAACCCGATGCCGAGGAGACCGAAGCCGGCTCCGTCTTCGGCGACGACGCCGAAGCGGGAGGAGTGTTCAGCGACGACCCCGAACCCGCGGACGACGGGTCGCTGTTCGACGACGCGGACGACGGATTCGGCGGTCCGACGACCGACGACTTCGAGGGCGACGTCGACGGCCCGTTCGGCGACCGGTCGGACTCGGAACCGGACAGTTCGGCTGACGACGCCCCCGAATCGGTTGAGCCGGATGAACCAGCGACTGGACCACACGAACCGACACCGGAGCCAGCCGAACCGGCACCGGCCACCGACGAACCGGCGACCGAACCGGACGCCGACGCGGAGCCCGCCCGACCGGTTGACGAGGACTCGACGGACCGACCGCCGACCGACGCCGAAACGCCGAGCGTCGACACGTCCGCGGACACTGCATCGGACGCCGAAACGCCGGACCCGGAACGGACGCCGGGCGCCGAAACGCCGGACGTGGAGGCCGAACGGACGCCCGACGCCGCGGACGCGTCGGCGCCGGACGAGAACGAGGGGACCGACGCCACCGAGGACCGAACGTCGGTCGATCCGGCAGCCGCCGAGTCGATGTTCGACACCGGTGAGGGCGGTGACGTGTTCAGCGACGACGACGCCGAGGACGTCGAGGAGTCGGGGTCGATCTTCGACGAGATCGACAGCGCGGACGACGACTCGATCTTCACGGAAGACGACGAGGACGACGGCGGCGGTCCGGACAAGGAGATAGAGGGGTTCGAGTACGTCGACTTCGACGCCGAGGACGGTGATGACTGA
- a CDS encoding pantoate kinase, translating to MSDEATAFVPGHVTGFFTVSEDDDPTKAGSQGAGLALTDGVEVTVRPADEREMYLDGASIDVEPVERVLDALDADAVVTAESELPLGSGFGVSGALSLGTALAANRALGLALSENELVTIAHGAEVQSGTGLGDVVAQARGGVPIRLEPGGPQHNLLDAVPARARVEYVTFGELDTEAVLGGETDPIDEAGERALSRVVREPTLSSFIFASRRFAREAELLSERVGEAIQDVSEAGGQASMAMLGETVFALGTGLTDAGYDPEVCATHPAGAMLR from the coding sequence ATGAGCGACGAGGCGACCGCGTTCGTGCCGGGCCACGTCACCGGTTTTTTCACCGTCTCGGAGGACGACGACCCGACGAAGGCCGGATCGCAGGGCGCCGGACTGGCGCTGACCGACGGCGTCGAGGTGACGGTGCGGCCGGCCGACGAGCGCGAGATGTATCTCGACGGCGCGAGCATCGACGTCGAGCCGGTCGAGCGCGTCCTCGACGCGCTGGACGCCGACGCGGTCGTGACGGCCGAATCGGAGCTCCCGCTCGGATCGGGGTTCGGCGTCTCGGGGGCACTGTCGCTCGGGACGGCGTTGGCGGCCAACCGCGCGCTCGGACTGGCGCTCTCGGAGAACGAGCTCGTGACGATCGCCCACGGCGCGGAGGTCCAGTCCGGAACCGGGCTCGGGGACGTGGTCGCGCAGGCGCGGGGCGGCGTCCCGATCAGGCTCGAACCCGGCGGGCCCCAGCACAACCTGCTCGACGCCGTCCCCGCACGCGCACGCGTCGAATACGTCACGTTCGGGGAACTCGACACCGAAGCGGTGCTCGGCGGCGAGACTGACCCGATCGACGAGGCGGGCGAGCGCGCGCTCTCCCGGGTCGTGCGCGAGCCGACGCTGTCGAGTTTTATCTTCGCCTCGCGCCGCTTCGCTCGGGAGGCGGAGCTGTTGAGCGAGCGGGTCGGAGAGGCGATTCAGGACGTCAGCGAGGCCGGCGGGCAGGCGTCGATGGCGATGCTCGGCGAGACGGTGTTCGCACTCGGGACCGGGCTGACCGACGCAGGGTACGATCCGGAAGTTTGTGCCACGCATCCCGCAGGCGCGATGCTCAGGTAG
- the ppsA gene encoding phosphoenolpyruvate synthase, with the protein MGVLWLDEIGADDVDAVGGKGASLGELTGADLPVPSGFVVGASAYRSFLESTGIDEELFSVVDVDVEDSAALSDAAERAQELILDAPLPDELRAEILEAYGELGDDPFVAVRSSATAEDLPDASFAGQQETFLNVTEEDLLERVRECWASLFTRRAIYYRQKQGFDHSIVDIAVVVQRMVDADRSGVMFTSHPSTGDPRMVVESAWGLGEAVVSGSVSPDNYVVDRETGAVEQVTVADKKVMHVKDEETGETVERQVPEDRREQRVLSDDDLAALVELGEAVEDHYGTPQDVEWAMVDGEVHMLQSRPITTIDDESGSASEGALGDMDLDSQGAGADSGDARASATDGSGAVAEESGSGTVAEQSGGDETGEVLVSGLGASPGRASGAVRVVDQLDELDRVREGDVIVTEMTTPDMVPAMKRAVGLVTDEGGMTSHAAIVSRELEVPAVVGTGGATSTLEDGQVVTIDGERGAVTEGETDTATAEDAGGAQQAAGESAGQPRQAKPMTATEVKVNLSIPEASAARRAAATGADGVGLLRMEHMVISLGKTPERYVEDHGERAFVDELVDGISTVADEFYPRPVRVRTLDAPTDEFRELEGGEDEPEEHNPMLGYRGIRRSLDKPETFRHELAAFRRLYEKGYDNVEIMFPLVNDAEDVLGARREMEAAGIDPDKRSWGAMIETPAAALGVEKMADAGIDFASFGTNDLTQYTLAVDRNNGAVADRFDELHPAVLDLISETIQTCRERGVETSICGQAGSKPEMVEFLVDEGITSISANADAVRDVQQRVERVEQRLLLESVR; encoded by the coding sequence ATGGGAGTGCTCTGGCTGGACGAGATCGGTGCCGATGATGTTGACGCGGTCGGCGGTAAGGGCGCGTCGCTTGGCGAACTGACGGGCGCGGATCTGCCCGTCCCCTCGGGATTCGTCGTCGGCGCGTCGGCCTACAGGTCGTTCCTCGAGTCGACCGGGATCGACGAGGAGCTGTTCTCGGTCGTCGACGTCGACGTCGAGGATTCGGCCGCGCTGTCCGACGCCGCCGAGCGCGCCCAGGAGCTAATCCTGGACGCGCCCCTACCCGACGAGCTTCGGGCCGAGATCCTCGAGGCCTACGGCGAACTGGGCGACGACCCGTTCGTGGCCGTGCGCTCGTCGGCGACCGCCGAGGACCTGCCGGACGCGAGCTTCGCCGGCCAGCAGGAGACGTTTTTGAACGTCACCGAGGAGGACCTGCTCGAACGCGTGCGGGAGTGCTGGGCGTCGCTGTTCACCCGGCGCGCGATCTACTACCGGCAGAAGCAGGGGTTCGACCACAGCATCGTCGACATCGCGGTCGTCGTCCAGCGGATGGTCGACGCCGACCGCAGCGGCGTCATGTTCACGAGCCACCCCTCGACCGGCGATCCGCGGATGGTCGTCGAGTCCGCGTGGGGGCTCGGGGAGGCGGTCGTCTCCGGATCGGTGTCGCCGGACAACTACGTGGTCGACCGCGAGACCGGCGCCGTCGAACAGGTCACCGTCGCCGACAAGAAGGTGATGCACGTCAAGGACGAGGAGACGGGCGAGACCGTCGAGCGACAGGTGCCCGAGGATCGCCGCGAGCAACGCGTACTCTCCGACGACGATCTGGCGGCGCTCGTCGAACTCGGCGAGGCCGTCGAGGACCACTACGGGACGCCCCAGGACGTCGAGTGGGCGATGGTGGACGGCGAGGTCCACATGCTCCAGTCCCGCCCGATCACGACGATCGACGACGAGTCGGGGTCGGCGTCCGAGGGCGCGCTCGGCGACATGGACCTCGATTCCCAGGGCGCCGGCGCCGATTCGGGGGACGCCCGAGCCAGCGCGACCGACGGCAGCGGGGCAGTCGCCGAGGAGTCCGGCAGCGGGACCGTCGCCGAGCAGTCCGGCGGCGACGAGACCGGCGAGGTCCTCGTCTCCGGACTGGGCGCCAGTCCCGGCAGAGCGAGCGGCGCCGTTCGCGTCGTCGACCAGCTCGACGAACTGGACCGTGTGCGCGAGGGCGACGTGATCGTCACCGAGATGACGACGCCGGACATGGTGCCCGCGATGAAACGGGCCGTCGGGCTCGTCACCGACGAGGGCGGGATGACCAGCCACGCCGCCATCGTCTCGCGGGAACTGGAAGTCCCCGCCGTCGTCGGCACCGGCGGCGCGACCTCGACGCTCGAGGACGGTCAAGTCGTGACGATCGACGGCGAACGAGGGGCCGTCACCGAGGGGGAGACCGACACCGCAACCGCCGAGGACGCTGGCGGGGCCCAGCAGGCTGCGGGCGAGAGCGCCGGCCAGCCCCGGCAGGCCAAGCCGATGACCGCGACGGAGGTGAAGGTGAACCTCTCGATCCCGGAGGCGTCGGCCGCGCGGCGCGCGGCGGCGACCGGCGCCGACGGCGTCGGCCTGCTCAGGATGGAGCACATGGTCATCTCGCTGGGCAAGACGCCCGAGCGCTACGTCGAGGATCACGGCGAGCGCGCGTTCGTCGACGAGCTGGTCGACGGCATCAGCACCGTGGCCGACGAGTTCTACCCCCGACCGGTCCGCGTGCGCACGCTCGACGCGCCGACCGACGAGTTCCGCGAACTGGAGGGCGGTGAGGACGAGCCCGAGGAGCACAACCCGATGCTGGGCTACCGTGGCATCCGGCGGAGCCTCGACAAGCCCGAAACGTTCCGCCACGAACTGGCCGCGTTCCGGCGCCTCTACGAGAAGGGGTACGACAACGTCGAGATCATGTTCCCGCTGGTCAACGACGCCGAGGACGTGCTGGGCGCCCGCCGGGAGATGGAGGCCGCGGGCATCGACCCCGACAAGCGCTCGTGGGGCGCGATGATCGAGACGCCTGCCGCCGCGCTGGGCGTCGAGAAGATGGCCGACGCGGGCATCGACTTCGCCTCGTTCGGGACCAACGACCTCACCCAGTACACGCTGGCGGTCGACCGCAACAACGGCGCCGTCGCGGACCGCTTCGACGAGCTCCACCCCGCGGTGCTCGACCTGATCTCCGAGACGATCCAGACGTGCCGCGAGCGCGGCGTCGAGACCAGCATCTGCGGGCAGGCGGGCTCGAAGCCCGAGATGGTGGAGTTCCTCGTCGACGAGGGGATCACCTCGATCAGCGCCAACGCCGACGCCGTCCGCGACGTCCAACAGCGCGTCGAGCGCGTCGAGCAGCGCCTGCTGCTGGAGTCGGTGCGCTGA
- a CDS encoding PhzF family phenazine biosynthesis protein, protein MSDDTLEVALVDAFTEEPLAGNPAGVVPDAEGLSEEQMQAIARELSVSETAFLLPSGPADRKVRYFTPTEEVDLCGHATIGSHVYLREAEELPAGEHTLETNVGVLDVEIGEDGVVWMTQDRPEFREVDLDYDRVADALGIDGVALRELEIDLPLAVASTGLPFLVVPATYFRQVTGADPDPAAIEALCEEVGATGLYLFTFDALSPDATLHGRMFAPGAGVPEDPVTGTASGAVGAYLRRTDAFGGDLPDELLFEQGHVLDRPGEVRVEVGEKIRVGGAGVTSLEGTIAVPEIESDEIVEA, encoded by the coding sequence ATGAGCGACGACACACTCGAGGTCGCCCTCGTCGACGCGTTCACCGAGGAGCCGCTGGCCGGCAACCCGGCCGGGGTCGTCCCGGACGCCGAGGGACTGTCCGAGGAGCAGATGCAGGCGATCGCGCGGGAGCTGTCGGTCAGCGAGACCGCGTTCCTGCTGCCCAGCGGGCCCGCCGACCGGAAGGTGCGCTACTTCACGCCGACCGAGGAGGTCGACCTCTGCGGGCACGCCACGATCGGCAGCCACGTCTACCTTCGCGAGGCCGAGGAGCTGCCGGCTGGCGAGCACACCCTCGAAACGAACGTCGGGGTCCTCGACGTCGAGATCGGCGAGGACGGCGTCGTCTGGATGACCCAGGACCGCCCCGAGTTCCGCGAGGTCGACCTCGACTACGATCGGGTCGCCGACGCGCTGGGGATCGACGGCGTCGCGCTCCGCGAGCTGGAGATCGACCTCCCCCTGGCGGTCGCCTCGACCGGCCTTCCCTTCCTCGTCGTCCCGGCGACGTACTTCCGGCAGGTCACGGGCGCCGACCCCGACCCGGCCGCGATCGAGGCGCTGTGCGAGGAGGTCGGCGCGACCGGGCTCTACCTCTTTACGTTCGACGCGCTCTCGCCCGACGCGACGCTCCACGGTCGGATGTTCGCGCCCGGCGCGGGCGTCCCCGAGGATCCGGTCACCGGCACCGCCTCGGGCGCCGTCGGCGCCTACCTCCGACGCACGGACGCGTTCGGCGGCGATCTCCCCGACGAGCTGCTGTTCGAGCAGGGCCACGTGCTCGATCGGCCCGGCGAGGTGCGGGTCGAAGTGGGCGAGAAGATCCGCGTCGGCGGCGCCGGCGTGACGAGTCTGGAAGGAACGATCGCGGTGCCGGAGATCGAATCGGACGAGATCGTCGAAGCCTGA
- a CDS encoding alpha/beta hydrolase: protein MDKRESTRRSLLAGVTTATAASVAGCTGLFSDDPGDGDDPSPGENNESTGDDGEPETPEALVTAMVGDLSAGEYERAAERFSSEIASQDRLVAQLERLWMGLTAAGNEYVEIAETETTTVQGRSAVVATLAFAEADADLQVTHTDDPQLLGAVVVGEYASPSYVDANSFEERTVELDVEDCLIEGTLTLPDADERSSSSPDSQARQDADGEVPGVVLVHGSGPVDRNESRRGSPNKPFKDIAEGLASNGVAALRFDKRTYACNVAPAEATFDRIVVSDTLAAVDRIRQAEPVGPVAAVGHSLGGMAMPRIVERSDELAGGVALAAPARPLPDVFVEQYEYLANLGDHSLDVAQNQLQAARNMAEQIRNGNYEDDEQLFQESGAFWDSIADYDQVATAADLSVPMQFLQGQRDYQVSPEDDFGLWQSELSDDSDAAFESYEQLNHMFMPGYGTSVPAEYSVPNNVAESVVTDLADWLDGL from the coding sequence ATGGACAAACGAGAATCGACCCGGCGATCGCTACTCGCCGGGGTGACGACCGCGACCGCGGCGTCGGTCGCAGGCTGTACGGGGCTGTTCTCGGACGATCCCGGAGACGGCGACGACCCGTCGCCCGGCGAGAACAACGAGTCGACCGGCGACGACGGGGAGCCGGAGACGCCCGAAGCGCTCGTGACCGCCATGGTCGGGGACCTCTCGGCCGGCGAGTACGAGCGCGCTGCCGAACGATTTTCCTCGGAGATCGCCAGTCAGGACCGCCTCGTCGCCCAGCTCGAACGGCTCTGGATGGGGCTAACGGCCGCCGGCAACGAGTACGTCGAGATCGCCGAAACCGAGACGACGACCGTACAGGGACGGAGCGCCGTCGTCGCGACGCTCGCGTTCGCGGAGGCCGACGCCGATCTGCAGGTCACCCACACCGACGACCCGCAGCTGCTCGGTGCCGTCGTCGTCGGCGAGTACGCCAGCCCGTCGTACGTCGACGCGAACTCGTTCGAGGAGCGAACGGTCGAACTCGACGTCGAGGACTGTCTCATCGAGGGGACGCTGACGCTTCCCGACGCCGACGAGCGAAGCTCGTCGAGCCCTGACTCGCAGGCTCGTCAGGACGCGGACGGGGAGGTGCCCGGCGTCGTCCTCGTCCACGGGAGCGGTCCGGTCGACCGCAACGAGTCCCGCCGCGGCAGTCCGAACAAGCCGTTCAAGGACATCGCCGAGGGACTGGCGAGCAACGGCGTCGCCGCGCTGCGGTTCGACAAGCGCACGTACGCCTGCAACGTGGCGCCCGCGGAGGCGACGTTCGACCGGATCGTCGTCTCGGACACGCTGGCGGCCGTCGACCGCATCCGGCAGGCCGAGCCGGTCGGTCCGGTCGCGGCGGTCGGCCACAGCCTCGGCGGCATGGCGATGCCGCGGATCGTCGAGCGATCGGACGAGCTGGCCGGCGGTGTCGCGCTCGCGGCCCCCGCGCGCCCGCTGCCGGACGTGTTCGTCGAGCAGTACGAGTACCTCGCGAACCTCGGCGATCACAGCCTCGACGTCGCGCAGAACCAGCTGCAGGCCGCCCGGAACATGGCCGAGCAGATCCGTAACGGGAACTACGAGGACGACGAGCAGCTGTTCCAGGAGTCCGGCGCGTTCTGGGACAGCATCGCGGACTACGATCAGGTCGCGACGGCCGCCGACCTGTCCGTTCCGATGCAGTTCCTTCAGGGCCAGCGGGACTATCAGGTGTCGCCGGAGGACGATTTCGGCCTCTGGCAGTCCGAGCTATCCGACGATTCGGACGCCGCCTTCGAGTCGTACGAACAGTTGAACCACATGTTCATGCCCGGATACGGCACCTCCGTTCCGGCGGAGTACTCCGTCCCGAACAACGTCGCCGAGTCGGTCGTGACCGATCTGGCCGACTGGCTCGACGGGCTCTGA
- a CDS encoding phosphoribosyltransferase, which yields MGELPDEFKCTVSDWDYIYSLCRTVSEQVKAAEFEPDVVVALARGGWFAGRCLCDFLGLDDLTSLKMEHYVGTGQKADEPQVRYPMPEGSVEGKDVLIIDDIADTGGSIERAHEYVTDRNPGEVRTATLQLLQTSEFEPEFVGERLEEWAWIVYPWNFIEDMIELIEGVMEKADQDAFDDEDVRHYLSEFHDVDRIEMEIAQPDRLDEVLTEMERRDVIEATTGDGDRWRLAE from the coding sequence ATGGGCGAGCTTCCGGACGAGTTCAAGTGCACGGTCTCCGACTGGGACTACATCTACAGCCTCTGTCGGACGGTTAGCGAGCAGGTCAAGGCCGCGGAGTTCGAGCCCGACGTCGTCGTCGCGCTCGCGCGAGGCGGCTGGTTCGCCGGGCGGTGTCTCTGTGACTTCCTCGGGCTCGACGACCTGACGAGCCTGAAGATGGAACACTACGTCGGAACGGGTCAGAAGGCCGACGAGCCCCAGGTCCGCTACCCGATGCCGGAGGGCAGCGTCGAGGGCAAGGACGTGCTGATCATCGACGACATCGCCGACACCGGCGGGTCGATCGAGCGCGCCCACGAGTACGTCACCGACCGGAACCCCGGCGAAGTGCGGACCGCCACCCTGCAGCTGCTCCAGACAAGCGAGTTCGAGCCGGAGTTCGTCGGCGAGCGCTTGGAGGAGTGGGCCTGGATCGTCTACCCCTGGAACTTCATCGAGGACATGATCGAGCTGATCGAGGGCGTCATGGAGAAAGCCGACCAGGACGCGTTCGACGACGAGGACGTGCGCCACTACCTCTCGGAGTTCCACGACGTCGACCGGATCGAGATGGAGATCGCCCAGCCCGACCGGCTGGACGAGGTGCTGACCGAGATGGAACGCCGCGACGTGATCGAGGCGACGACCGGCGACGGGGACCGCTGGCGGCTGGCGGAGTAG
- a CDS encoding SPW repeat protein encodes MADTSDRDMTAETTDDRREADDHRTVDLRGSKLLAGLASLFGAWVALSPFVYGDVADGISLAAAGWNNVIVGTAIFLVAGANFYRLSKEENVSRAAAGLVALLGLWLLVAPFITFTMGTGMFWSTVVSGLIVAAIGAYNAYKGSQAEDRDTAIRTA; translated from the coding sequence ATGGCAGACACATCCGACAGAGATATGACCGCGGAGACGACCGACGACCGCCGCGAGGCCGACGACCACCGGACGGTCGATCTGCGCGGCTCGAAGCTGCTGGCCGGACTCGCGTCGCTGTTCGGGGCCTGGGTCGCGCTCTCCCCGTTCGTGTACGGCGACGTCGCCGACGGCATCAGCCTGGCGGCGGCCGGCTGGAACAACGTGATCGTCGGGACCGCGATCTTCCTGGTGGCCGGCGCGAACTTCTACCGGCTGTCCAAGGAGGAAAACGTCAGCCGCGCGGCCGCCGGGCTGGTCGCGCTGCTGGGGCTGTGGCTGCTGGTCGCTCCCTTCATCACGTTCACGATGGGAACCGGAATGTTCTGGAGCACGGTCGTCAGCGGGCTGATCGTGGCGGCGATCGGCGCGTACAACGCCTACAAGGGGAGCCAGGCGGAGGATCGGGACACCGCGATCCGGACGGCCTGA